The window CGCAAGGCCGGGGCATTTACACGCAAAAATTCGCCCATTATGAAGAAGTGCCGCGCGACCAGGCCGAGAAACTGATGAAAGAGTATGAAGAAGCGCGCGCGCAAGGCTCGCACGCAGGTTGAGCCGATGGCAGACACAACGCAATCGCAAATATTGTGGGCGCCCTGGCGCATCGAGTATATCTTGGGCCCGAAGGAATCGGGCTGCATTTTTTGCGACAAGCCCAAACAGTCGAACGATCGCGACAATTTCATCGTCCATCGCGGCGAGTTTGCGTTCGTGATTATGAACAAATATCCCTACAACAACGGCCATCTCATGGCAGTGCCGTATCGCCATGAATCCGCGTTTGATCGCTTGAGCGCCGAGGAGATGGCGGAAATGATGGTGTTGTTGCAGCAGTCGAGCCGCGCGTTGCAGCGCATCATGCGGCCGCACGGCTTCAACATCGGCATGAATGTCGGCTCCGCCGCCGGCGCGGGCATAGATGATCACCTGCATTTTCACATCGTGCCGCGCTGGAGCGGCGACACCAACTTTATGCCGGTGGTGGGACACACAAAGATCATTTCGGAAGGATTGTGGGAGACGTGGGCGCATTTGCGGGAGGCCTTCAGCAGTCTCTAAACTCACCCGGCACATTCTGCATATTCTCACACCTTATCACGTGACGCCTTTATCACGTTAAACGTGTCAGGTGTAAAGCGTAAGTAACCTCTCATTCATGGTCATTTTTCATGTCTTTTGATTATCTTGCGCTCGGCCCGATCTGGTACGTAATTTTTCTGCTCTCACTCACCTGTCATGAAGCAG is drawn from Cytophagia bacterium CHB2 and contains these coding sequences:
- a CDS encoding HIT domain-containing protein — encoded protein: MADTTQSQILWAPWRIEYILGPKESGCIFCDKPKQSNDRDNFIVHRGEFAFVIMNKYPYNNGHLMAVPYRHESAFDRLSAEEMAEMMVLLQQSSRALQRIMRPHGFNIGMNVGSAAGAGIDDHLHFHIVPRWSGDTNFMPVVGHTKIISEGLWETWAHLREAFSSL